In Candidatus Flexicrinis affinis, the following proteins share a genomic window:
- a CDS encoding shikimate dehydrogenase: MEDTFAFIIHPIQIKRDVERKYPLLGKILTERQINFFSRFFPPVYLSEMRGIVSADTGKAVRGWLIAAPYTPPTMLALPVEAVYKKIVACGHMAESLGAKLLGLGAFTSVVGDAGRTIADRLEIPVTTGDSYTIAVAVEALNDAGRVMGHDIAHSTVAVVGATGAIGKTCAEIIARTAGELILVGRREDALRAVAERCVGPGAVRVSTDMHAIYPADLILTVTSAVHAVIEPQHLKPGAVVCDVARPRDVSKQVAAVRDDVLVIEGGMIDVPGPVDFGFDFGFPPGKAYACMAETIALALEGRFEDYTIGKDISAEQADEIAAIAKRHGFKLAGFRSFERAVSDESIAEVRSRAEVNRRSWSPA, translated from the coding sequence ATGGAAGACACGTTCGCGTTCATCATTCATCCCATCCAGATCAAGCGTGATGTCGAACGCAAGTATCCGCTGTTGGGCAAGATTCTGACCGAACGGCAGATCAACTTCTTCTCGCGCTTCTTCCCGCCGGTCTACCTCAGCGAAATGCGCGGGATCGTCAGCGCAGACACCGGCAAAGCCGTGCGCGGGTGGCTGATCGCCGCACCGTATACCCCGCCAACGATGCTCGCCCTGCCTGTCGAAGCCGTCTACAAGAAGATTGTCGCGTGCGGCCACATGGCCGAGTCATTGGGCGCCAAACTGCTCGGGCTGGGGGCGTTCACGTCGGTCGTCGGCGACGCAGGCCGCACCATCGCCGACCGGCTCGAGATTCCAGTCACGACCGGCGACAGCTACACCATCGCCGTCGCCGTCGAGGCGCTCAACGACGCGGGCCGGGTCATGGGGCACGACATCGCCCATTCGACCGTCGCGGTCGTCGGCGCGACCGGCGCCATCGGCAAAACGTGCGCGGAGATCATCGCCCGCACCGCCGGCGAGCTGATCCTCGTCGGCCGGCGTGAGGACGCCCTGCGCGCCGTGGCCGAGCGGTGCGTAGGGCCGGGAGCGGTGCGTGTCAGCACCGACATGCACGCGATCTACCCCGCCGACCTGATCCTGACCGTGACCAGCGCTGTTCACGCCGTGATCGAGCCGCAGCACCTCAAGCCCGGGGCCGTCGTCTGCGATGTCGCCCGCCCGCGCGACGTCTCCAAGCAGGTCGCCGCCGTGCGCGACGATGTGCTGGTGATCGAAGGCGGCATGATCGACGTGCCGGGGCCGGTCGATTTTGGTTTCGACTTCGGCTTCCCGCCGGGCAAAGCGTACGCCTGCATGGCAGAGACTATCGCGTTGGCGCTCGAAGGCCGCTTCGAGGACTACACCATCGGCAAGGACATCAGCGCCGAGCAGGCCGACGAGATTGCCGCCATCGCCAAACGGCACGGCTTCAAGCTCGCCGGGTTCCGCAGCTTTGAGCGCGCCGTCAGTGACGAGTCCATCGCCGAAGTGCGCTCCCGCGCAGAGGTCAACCGCCGCAGTTGGTCGCCGGCGTAG
- a CDS encoding 2-polyprenyl-6-methoxyphenol hydroxylase-like oxidoreductase — MAEKTAIVIGASMAGLLAARVLSDHFDRVVVVERDTLPDGPDIRGGVPQARHVHALLVQGQHLLEEFFPGLSDELTESGAPRFTWCRDTCYFTPGGWIKRFDSKIQTNMIRRVELEHRIRQHVGTRPNVSFLTGRDVRGLVATDDKSRVTGIDVSVRGTQDVEQHSADLVVDCSGRGSKAPEWLTALGYDAPRETAVKSHVGYATRMYKKPADAPDWTVLFINARSAEGNPRGAAIFDVGHGEWMVSLGGLNKEYPPTDEEGFMAFARKLPSPTIAEAIARAEPTSGIVGYRIEGSRLRHYDQLARRPEGFVAMGDAVCSFNPIYGQGITVAALEARELDAVLRKHGTADLTGFAGVFQKQIAKTLANAWVLATGEDLRFPGTEGDRPGFAARLIQRYVDQYARVSFNDELLTLTFIKVLNLAAPPTTLFAPHVFARVVALTFRQWRGMPISGQDGTLIPAVQG; from the coding sequence ATGGCAGAGAAGACGGCGATCGTCATCGGGGCGAGCATGGCCGGGCTGTTGGCCGCACGCGTGCTGTCAGATCATTTCGACCGGGTGGTGGTGGTCGAACGTGACACGCTGCCCGACGGGCCGGACATTCGGGGAGGTGTGCCGCAGGCGCGGCACGTCCACGCCTTGCTGGTACAGGGCCAGCATCTGCTTGAGGAGTTCTTCCCCGGCCTGTCCGACGAATTGACCGAAAGCGGCGCGCCGCGCTTCACGTGGTGCCGTGATACGTGCTACTTTACCCCCGGTGGGTGGATCAAGCGGTTCGACAGCAAGATTCAGACCAACATGATCCGGCGTGTCGAGCTTGAACACCGTATCCGCCAGCACGTCGGCACACGCCCCAACGTGTCGTTCCTCACCGGCCGCGACGTGCGCGGGCTGGTCGCCACCGACGACAAATCGCGCGTTACCGGCATCGATGTCTCGGTGCGCGGCACGCAGGATGTCGAACAGCACAGCGCCGATCTTGTTGTCGACTGCAGCGGGCGCGGCAGTAAAGCGCCGGAGTGGCTCACCGCGCTCGGATATGATGCCCCGCGCGAGACGGCGGTCAAGTCGCATGTCGGGTATGCGACGCGCATGTACAAAAAACCTGCCGACGCCCCCGATTGGACCGTGCTGTTCATCAACGCCCGCAGCGCCGAAGGCAATCCGCGCGGCGCGGCGATCTTCGACGTCGGCCACGGCGAATGGATGGTCTCGCTGGGCGGGCTGAACAAGGAGTATCCGCCTACCGACGAGGAAGGCTTCATGGCGTTCGCCCGCAAGCTGCCCTCGCCCACGATTGCCGAAGCGATCGCACGTGCCGAGCCGACCAGCGGGATTGTCGGCTATCGCATCGAAGGCAGCCGCCTGCGGCACTACGATCAGCTCGCCCGCCGGCCGGAAGGGTTTGTCGCGATGGGCGATGCGGTCTGCTCCTTCAATCCGATCTACGGGCAGGGCATCACAGTTGCGGCGCTCGAAGCGCGCGAGCTTGACGCGGTTCTCCGCAAGCACGGCACGGCCGACCTGACCGGATTTGCCGGCGTGTTCCAGAAGCAAATCGCCAAAACGCTCGCTAACGCGTGGGTGCTGGCAACCGGCGAAGACCTGCGCTTTCCCGGCACCGAAGGCGACCGGCCCGGCTTCGCCGCACGGCTGATCCAACGTTACGTCGACCAGTACGCTCGGGTCTCGTTCAACGACGAACTGCTCACGCTCACGTTCATCAAGGTGCTCAACCTCGCCGCGCCGCCGACTACCCTGTTCGCCCCGCAC